Proteins from a genomic interval of Candidatus Nanosynbacter sp. HMT-352:
- a CDS encoding N-acetylmuramoyl-L-alanine amidase family protein: protein MKKILKSLVAAMIVSVTIVTASTPTTTYAASGDWRKDSIGWWYRNSDGSYPKSKWERIGDKWYYFDGRGYIIHSKWEYINGHWYYFNTSGHMTENTWKMIGDKWYYFDTKGHMLHDQWVGDYYVGKDGDMLKNTVTPDNYVVGSDGKWDKRFSRELAEKAKNRFNSKTLNLYRSDISKYSEAYSITFGKRDEYNTALQLIETIYPEYNAVDNAKRAIKKIVDDQNNSNNSITFRHSKYSMTRSLTLRNVSENSHSAYMFSEEEVNKAFAALSSEINFSKFFKDQAIKSLQNIDQYTFSSKVNYEKQLTSKGFTKEEIDNAFNTVKIDFASNAQREAERLLKDYMSGSSKLRIIECLQNEYHFTKEEAETGVNRLNYDFKNNTRRWIEEHFISDSQNNQEGRLYSKKNIIDYTTKFGGFTESEVVEVLAEYNINYTERAKLRTLKTLKTGGYFRRDSLIHNLVNYWGFTEEEATNAVKDLKHENLID from the coding sequence GTGAAGAAAATTTTAAAAAGCTTAGTGGCAGCAATGATCGTAAGTGTCACCATAGTCACAGCAAGCACACCTACAACAACCTATGCGGCAAGCGGAGATTGGCGCAAAGACTCAATCGGATGGTGGTATAGAAATTCGGATGGCAGTTACCCAAAGAGCAAATGGGAGAGGATTGGCGATAAATGGTACTACTTTGATGGGCGCGGATATATCATTCACAGTAAATGGGAATATATAAACGGACATTGGTACTACTTTAATACCAGCGGACACATGACCGAAAACACCTGGAAAATGATTGGCGACAAATGGTACTACTTCGACACTAAAGGTCACATGCTGCACGACCAGTGGGTTGGCGACTACTACGTCGGTAAAGATGGCGACATGTTAAAGAATACCGTCACACCAGATAACTATGTAGTTGGAAGCGACGGAAAATGGGACAAGAGGTTTTCAAGAGAATTAGCAGAGAAAGCTAAAAACCGATTCAACAGCAAAACACTAAACCTATATAGGTCCGATATTTCCAAATATAGCGAAGCCTATAGTATCACCTTTGGGAAAAGAGATGAATACAATACAGCACTTCAGCTAATCGAGACAATTTACCCAGAATACAACGCTGTAGATAACGCGAAAAGAGCAATTAAAAAAATCGTAGACGACCAGAACAACTCTAATAATTCCATAACATTTCGACACTCGAAATATTCAATGACTCGCAGCCTCACTCTCCGTAACGTTAGCGAAAATAGCCACAGTGCTTACATGTTTTCAGAAGAAGAGGTTAATAAGGCTTTTGCGGCGCTGAGTAGCGAAATCAACTTTTCTAAATTCTTTAAAGATCAAGCTATAAAGAGCCTACAGAATATAGACCAGTATACCTTCTCATCAAAAGTCAACTACGAAAAACAACTCACATCTAAAGGATTCACCAAAGAAGAGATTGACAATGCCTTTAATACAGTAAAAATTGACTTCGCAAGCAACGCTCAACGAGAAGCAGAAAGACTACTGAAAGATTATATGTCTGGATCTTCAAAATTGCGCATCATAGAATGCCTGCAGAATGAGTACCACTTCACTAAAGAAGAGGCAGAAACAGGAGTTAATCGGCTAAATTACGACTTTAAGAATAATACACGTCGCTGGATCGAGGAGCACTTTATATCCGATTCCCAGAACAACCAGGAAGGAAGGCTGTATTCAAAGAAAAATATAATAGACTATACAACGAAATTTGGCGGTTTTACAGAATCGGAAGTTGTAGAGGTACTAGCAGAATACAACATCAACTATACCGAACGAGCAAAACTACGCACCCTAAAAACTCTTAAAACCGGAGGATACTTTAGAAGAGATAGCTTGATACATAACCTTGTTAATTACTGGGGATTCACCGAAGAAGAAGCTACTAATGCCGTTAAGGATTTGAAACACGAAAATCTGATAGATTAA
- a CDS encoding G5 domain-containing protein, with amino-acid sequence MGIRLQAKHYSKKITFVSGAILMLVGGLFFVNQALADATKPAAKAGEKLVTIYDRGAEKTIVTKARTIREALKLAKFSIDERQDVVEPSLDSEMVAEKYNINIFRARPITIVDGNKRLKVTTAEQTPALIAKAAGIEVFEEDKTTLSNSDNMAVDGANMVMKIDRASMVNFVLYGKESVIRTHAKTVGELLKEKNINPKKDDTLSVDRSAKIIPGMKIELWRNGKQTITAEEDVKFEVEKVQDANRDSGYREVKQAGENGKKNVTYEIEMKNGVEVSRKEIASVVTKEPKKQIEIVGTKVSLPSGSHSDWMSAAGISPDDYGYVNFIFTKESTWRTTARNGQYAGLGQTNINNLSQACPNWQSDPVCQIRVFNNYAVSRYGSWAGAYNAWNRQKWW; translated from the coding sequence ATGGGTATAAGATTACAAGCAAAACACTATTCTAAGAAAATTACGTTTGTTTCTGGCGCGATATTGATGCTGGTTGGCGGTTTATTTTTTGTCAATCAAGCATTGGCTGACGCTACTAAGCCAGCGGCTAAGGCTGGCGAAAAGTTGGTGACGATTTACGACAGGGGCGCAGAAAAGACGATTGTTACAAAAGCGAGGACAATTCGCGAGGCTTTGAAATTGGCTAAGTTTTCTATTGATGAACGCCAAGACGTAGTCGAGCCGAGTCTTGATTCGGAGATGGTGGCAGAGAAGTATAACATTAACATTTTCCGCGCTCGTCCAATAACAATCGTCGATGGAAATAAACGCCTAAAGGTAACTACCGCCGAGCAGACGCCGGCTTTGATTGCGAAGGCCGCTGGAATTGAAGTTTTTGAAGAGGATAAAACTACTCTATCTAATTCCGATAATATGGCGGTTGATGGCGCAAATATGGTGATGAAAATTGACAGAGCCTCGATGGTTAATTTTGTGCTTTATGGCAAAGAATCTGTCATTCGTACACATGCTAAGACGGTTGGCGAGCTATTGAAAGAGAAGAATATTAACCCAAAGAAAGATGATACGCTATCTGTGGATCGTTCGGCGAAAATTATTCCTGGAATGAAAATTGAACTCTGGCGTAATGGCAAGCAAACTATAACCGCCGAAGAAGATGTGAAATTTGAGGTTGAAAAAGTTCAAGACGCGAATCGAGATTCGGGATATCGCGAAGTAAAACAGGCGGGCGAGAACGGCAAGAAGAACGTTACTTATGAAATCGAAATGAAGAACGGCGTGGAGGTGAGTCGTAAGGAAATTGCTAGTGTTGTAACAAAAGAGCCAAAGAAGCAGATTGAGATTGTGGGGACGAAAGTTAGTTTACCTTCTGGATCTCATTCGGATTGGATGTCTGCGGCTGGTATTAGCCCTGATGATTATGGCTATGTGAATTTCATTTTTACGAAAGAGTCAACTTGGAGAACGACGGCCAGGAATGGGCAATATGCTGGGCTCGGTCAGACGAATATAAATAATCTTTCTCAGGCTTGCCCAAATTGGCAAAGTGATCCAGTTTGTCAGATTAGAGTTTTCAATAATTATGCCGTAAGTAGATATGGTAGTTGGGCTGGGGCTTACAATGCATGGAATCGCCAAAAATGGTGGTAG
- a CDS encoding YdcF family protein produces the protein MIHKLVGLMIFAALVIFGLSAYLSPNDLGKCQSVGGGDCRKADAIVVVSGGDTNARTDEAIKLYKEGWAPLIVVSGAAADKTGPSNAKAMYQRAINSGVPEKAIVMDESSETTRQNATEVKKIVDSRKIEDVILVTSGYHMRRAQLEFSAQFNDVKIRSHPVASDKNWSSWWWLTPWGWWLAMGELMRIGLFALGLSR, from the coding sequence ATGATTCATAAACTAGTTGGCTTGATGATTTTTGCTGCTTTGGTGATTTTTGGGCTTAGCGCGTATTTATCGCCGAATGATTTGGGAAAATGCCAAAGCGTGGGCGGGGGCGATTGCCGTAAGGCTGATGCAATAGTTGTTGTCAGCGGTGGCGATACGAATGCGCGAACTGACGAGGCTATTAAATTGTACAAAGAAGGCTGGGCGCCGTTGATTGTTGTGTCGGGCGCGGCGGCCGATAAAACCGGCCCGTCCAACGCTAAGGCTATGTACCAGCGAGCGATTAACAGCGGCGTTCCTGAGAAGGCCATTGTTATGGATGAATCTTCCGAGACGACCAGACAAAACGCCACCGAGGTGAAGAAAATTGTCGATTCGCGAAAAATTGAAGATGTGATTTTGGTGACAAGCGGATATCATATGCGTCGGGCGCAACTCGAATTTTCAGCACAATTTAACGACGTGAAGATTCGAAGCCATCCTGTCGCTTCTGATAAAAACTGGAGCTCGTGGTGGTGGTTAACGCCGTGGGGTTGGTGGCTGGCAATGGGTGAATTAATGAGAATTGGGCTATTTGCTCTGGGGTTGTCCAGATGA
- a CDS encoding ATP-dependent helicase — protein sequence MSKFTDGLNSEQARAVMHVDGPLLILAGAGSGKTKTLTHRIAYLIGELKIFPSRILAVTFTNKAAKEMRQRLAQILGEDSENRQFMPWMGTFHSICVRMLRMDGENIGLNKRFLIYDTDDQISLMKQIMKARGLTDKDIKPRAVLSAISNAKNEMRNAEDFSASTRGPREQKIAELFFAYEKALKDASVLDFDDLLIKTVELLRSKADIRHKWQQQFEHILIDEYQDTNAVQYALIKLLVNSRRNLCVVGDDAQSIYSFRGADYTNILNFERDFPGTTVVKLEQNYRSTGAILNMANALISHNIHRTDKNLWTANGDGVEPKLWQLYNESEEALAIANEIQAQIANGRQYGDVAVLYRTNAQSYAIERALRQSYIPYKIVGGLRFLDRAVVKDLLAYLRLLYQPSDRVSFLRIVNTPKRGVGAVSISKFLDWNDASRKDIISGLLAVEEADTLTARAKRPLLEFGQKLHDLQQEIDGSPAELIEKIMKSTGYEDFINDGTPQAEERMENIGVLLSEAKAYVDVATFLEEMALMSSTDTTADQQVTLMTLHAAKGLEFPVVFLAGLEEGILPHARVFDSGNADDVEEERRLCYVGVTRAREELFVSCASSRTQFGQIGYNMPSRFLDEMGLMAGGVDRPAQPIVEPDFYSEDIGLEVGDRVRSPSFGSGEIIDSEGLSVTVQFDNGNIKKLNVEFARLEKI from the coding sequence ATGTCTAAATTTACTGACGGATTAAATAGCGAGCAGGCTCGGGCGGTGATGCACGTTGATGGGCCGTTGTTGATTTTGGCTGGAGCCGGATCTGGAAAGACCAAAACTCTGACTCATAGAATTGCCTATTTGATTGGCGAGTTGAAAATATTTCCTAGTCGAATATTGGCGGTTACATTTACTAATAAAGCCGCGAAGGAAATGCGTCAGCGATTGGCGCAAATATTGGGTGAAGATTCTGAAAATCGGCAATTTATGCCGTGGATGGGAACTTTTCACAGTATTTGCGTGCGAATGTTGCGGATGGATGGTGAAAATATTGGCCTGAATAAGCGATTCTTAATTTACGATACCGATGATCAAATAAGCTTGATGAAGCAAATTATGAAGGCTCGCGGCTTGACTGATAAAGACATTAAACCTCGAGCTGTACTTTCGGCTATTTCAAACGCTAAAAATGAAATGCGAAATGCTGAGGATTTTTCGGCTTCGACTCGCGGTCCAAGAGAACAGAAAATAGCTGAATTGTTTTTTGCTTATGAAAAAGCCTTGAAAGATGCTTCGGTGTTGGATTTTGACGATTTATTGATAAAAACTGTGGAATTATTGAGAAGTAAGGCGGATATCCGTCATAAATGGCAGCAGCAATTCGAGCATATTCTGATTGACGAGTATCAGGACACGAATGCGGTGCAGTATGCGCTAATTAAGCTGCTGGTTAATTCGCGCCGTAATTTATGCGTGGTTGGTGATGACGCTCAGTCGATTTATAGTTTTCGCGGGGCTGATTATACTAATATTCTCAATTTTGAGCGTGATTTTCCGGGCACGACGGTGGTCAAGCTGGAACAAAATTATCGTTCGACTGGCGCGATTTTGAATATGGCAAATGCGCTGATTAGCCATAATATTCATAGAACTGATAAAAATTTATGGACAGCGAATGGCGACGGTGTTGAGCCAAAATTATGGCAATTATACAATGAGTCAGAGGAGGCTTTGGCGATTGCGAATGAGATTCAGGCGCAAATTGCGAACGGCCGTCAATACGGCGACGTGGCGGTGTTGTACCGAACGAATGCGCAAAGTTACGCAATTGAGCGAGCCTTGCGCCAGAGTTATATTCCGTATAAAATCGTCGGCGGTCTGCGATTTTTGGATCGAGCGGTCGTTAAGGATCTATTGGCATATCTGCGATTGTTATATCAGCCGAGTGATCGAGTTAGTTTTTTGCGAATTGTGAATACGCCAAAACGCGGTGTTGGCGCGGTGAGTATTTCTAAGTTTTTGGACTGGAATGACGCGTCAAGAAAAGACATAATTAGCGGGTTGCTGGCGGTTGAGGAGGCGGATACTTTGACAGCGCGCGCAAAACGTCCGTTGCTAGAGTTTGGTCAAAAATTGCACGATTTGCAGCAGGAAATTGACGGATCTCCAGCTGAATTGATTGAAAAAATCATGAAAAGTACTGGCTATGAAGATTTTATAAACGACGGAACGCCGCAAGCTGAAGAGCGAATGGAAAATATCGGCGTGCTTTTGTCAGAGGCGAAGGCTTACGTTGACGTGGCGACGTTTTTGGAAGAGATGGCTTTGATGTCTTCGACGGATACAACTGCCGATCAACAAGTAACGCTCATGACGCTTCATGCGGCTAAAGGCTTGGAGTTTCCGGTGGTTTTTCTGGCGGGACTGGAAGAGGGGATTTTGCCGCACGCAAGAGTGTTTGATAGCGGCAACGCTGATGACGTCGAAGAGGAGCGTAGGTTGTGTTATGTTGGTGTGACTCGGGCGAGGGAAGAGTTGTTCGTTAGCTGCGCCAGCTCTCGGACGCAATTTGGTCAGATCGGCTATAATATGCCATCGAGGTTTTTGGACGAAATGGGCTTGATGGCTGGTGGGGTTGATAGACCAGCTCAGCCGATCGTAGAGCCTGATTTTTATTCGGAAGATATTGGCTTGGAAGTTGGCGATCGAGTTCGCAGCCCGAGTTTTGGTTCGGGGGAAATTATTGATAGCGAAGGGTTGAGTGTTACGGTTCAGTTTGACAATGGGAATATTAAGAAATTGAACGTCGAGTTCGCACGCTTGGAGAAAATTTGA
- a CDS encoding TatD family hydrolase has translation MSNSATENLRLIDSHCHLHDTEFFTDNREQFYKETVEANIGMICVGTDQRSSRQAVEFAVNHEFTWAAIGVHPHDTKDGWEDVKTLLENKTENSSIVAIGEIGLDYYYNNSPRETQIEGLEAQLQMAVDYNLPVSFHVRDGAAGQPSVWDDFWPIFDNFPGLRGVLHSFTDTRDNLEKGFSRNLYVGLNGISTFTKDQLQKELFASIPLERLLLETDAPFLTPAPFRGNINKPEYVRLVAEYWAKQRNIDFDVLSQATLHNTKELFGI, from the coding sequence ATGAGTAATAGTGCGACTGAAAATTTACGCTTGATAGATTCACATTGTCATTTGCATGATACGGAATTTTTTACGGACAATCGCGAGCAATTTTACAAAGAGACGGTCGAGGCGAATATTGGCATGATTTGTGTCGGTACTGACCAGCGAAGTAGCCGCCAAGCCGTAGAATTTGCCGTGAATCATGAGTTTACTTGGGCGGCAATTGGTGTTCATCCACACGATACGAAAGATGGCTGGGAAGATGTCAAAACTTTGCTGGAGAATAAGACGGAAAATTCTTCGATTGTGGCAATTGGTGAGATTGGACTTGATTATTATTACAATAACAGTCCGCGGGAAACGCAAATTGAGGGCTTAGAAGCGCAACTTCAAATGGCGGTTGATTACAATTTGCCAGTAAGTTTTCATGTTCGCGATGGTGCCGCAGGTCAACCGTCGGTTTGGGATGATTTTTGGCCAATCTTCGATAATTTTCCTGGGCTTCGCGGCGTGTTGCATAGTTTTACCGATACGCGTGATAATTTGGAAAAGGGTTTTTCGCGAAATTTGTACGTTGGACTTAATGGAATTAGCACATTCACAAAGGATCAATTGCAGAAAGAATTGTTCGCTTCAATCCCGCTGGAGCGATTATTGCTAGAAACTGACGCGCCGTTCTTGACACCAGCGCCGTTTCGTGGTAATATAAACAAGCCAGAATATGTGAGATTGGTGGCTGAATATTGGGCGAAGCAGCGAAATATTGATTTTGATGTTTTAAGCCAAGCTACTCTTCACAACACAAAAGAACTTTTTGGCATTTGA
- a CDS encoding cysteine desulfurase family protein: MNKDYIYLDHAAATPMDPLVVEVMLPYFSEKFFNPSSPYAPAIFTKREYQDAKARLARCLGVMADELIMTAGATESVNLAFNAANGVSLISAIEHDSVINSAKARSEVKLIPPMKNGRIDPNTVKKMLTPDVGFVSVALVNHELGYIQPIEEIAEIVKAERLRRQENGESLPLIFHTDASQAAALIDVKIKRLGVDLLTLSAAKVYGPKQVGLLWVRPGVTLKANIFGGGQELGLRSGTENVAGVVGFATALELAQKRRSAEVKRLRKLRENLVKDLRQAFPDMLTSSDMKKSLVSFLNISFPGVDAERLVFLLESRGVLVATGSACAANSGTRSHVLASVGLSESEIDGSLRLTLGKLNNDENIKRAGKFIIEAVRAEMERTRR, translated from the coding sequence GTGAATAAAGACTATATCTATCTTGATCATGCCGCCGCCACGCCAATGGACCCGTTGGTGGTCGAGGTGATGTTGCCATATTTTTCTGAAAAGTTTTTCAATCCGTCTAGTCCGTACGCTCCAGCGATATTTACAAAGCGTGAATATCAAGACGCGAAGGCTCGGCTGGCGCGCTGCTTGGGTGTGATGGCTGATGAATTGATAATGACAGCTGGAGCAACTGAGTCTGTCAATTTGGCGTTTAATGCGGCAAATGGCGTAAGTTTAATTTCGGCAATTGAACATGACTCGGTTATTAATTCCGCAAAAGCGCGTTCGGAAGTGAAGCTAATTCCGCCAATGAAAAATGGACGAATAGACCCGAACACGGTTAAAAAAATGTTAACGCCAGACGTTGGATTTGTTAGTGTTGCGTTGGTGAATCATGAACTGGGCTACATCCAGCCAATTGAAGAAATTGCGGAAATTGTAAAGGCTGAGCGACTCAGGCGCCAAGAAAATGGTGAATCTTTACCGTTGATTTTTCATACAGACGCTTCGCAGGCGGCGGCTTTAATTGATGTGAAAATTAAAAGGCTGGGCGTTGATTTATTGACATTGTCTGCGGCGAAAGTTTACGGCCCAAAGCAGGTTGGTTTGCTGTGGGTGCGACCTGGCGTTACACTGAAAGCTAATATTTTTGGTGGCGGTCAAGAGTTGGGGTTGCGCAGCGGAACTGAAAATGTTGCTGGCGTAGTTGGGTTTGCGACGGCTTTGGAATTGGCACAAAAACGACGCTCTGCCGAAGTGAAGCGACTGCGAAAACTACGAGAAAATTTGGTAAAAGATTTGAGGCAGGCTTTTCCTGATATGTTGACATCATCAGATATGAAAAAAAGTTTGGTGAGTTTTTTGAATATATCATTTCCTGGAGTTGATGCTGAAAGATTGGTGTTTTTATTAGAATCTCGTGGGGTTTTAGTGGCTACGGGGAGTGCTTGCGCGGCTAATTCTGGAACACGTTCTCATGTACTAGCGAGTGTTGGTCTGAGCGAATCAGAGATTGACGGAAGTCTAAGGCTTACCTTAGGCAAGTTGAACAATGATGAGAATATAAAGCGAGCTGGCAAATTTATCATCGAAGCTGTGCGAGCGGAAATGGAGAGGACTCGTCGATGA
- a CDS encoding G5 domain-containing protein yields MFTSHYMIMRAKGLFFGKIIGLAVLVAIATPMISFADGKTSGEHLVRIYDRGEEKTIITNALTVRQALRAAKVTIDEKIDAVEPNIDMELTGAKYQVNIFRARPITIVDGNKRLKVTTAEQTPALIAKAAGLTLYREDKTHFTNSDDLLVNGVGLVMKIDRSKQRTITEEVDINFEIEQIKDDSQPIGFKSVKQLGEKGVRKVTYQVEVENEREISRKEVASEITKQPKKQIEIIGTKPKNPLTKSKGAQIFTDSKGVAHRETYYDLPMNIVIKACGSGGTYTVRADGAKVDKDGYILVAANYGNYPRCSVVETSMGPGKVYDTGGFAAKHPHGFDLATDWTNGDGR; encoded by the coding sequence ATGTTTACAAGTCATTATATGATTATGCGCGCAAAAGGTTTATTTTTTGGAAAAATTATTGGATTAGCTGTGTTGGTTGCGATTGCGACTCCAATGATTTCGTTTGCTGACGGAAAGACTTCTGGTGAGCATTTGGTTCGTATTTATGATCGCGGCGAGGAAAAGACCATTATCACAAACGCATTGACCGTTCGGCAGGCCTTGCGTGCGGCTAAGGTTACGATTGACGAAAAGATTGACGCGGTTGAGCCAAATATTGATATGGAATTGACCGGCGCGAAATACCAGGTCAATATTTTCCGCGCTCGTCCAATAACAATTGTCGATGGAAATAAACGTCTAAAGGTAACTACCGCCGAGCAGACGCCGGCTTTGATTGCGAAGGCTGCTGGGCTGACTTTGTATCGCGAAGATAAGACGCATTTTACGAATTCTGACGATCTTTTGGTGAACGGTGTGGGTCTGGTAATGAAGATTGATCGATCAAAACAGCGAACGATAACTGAAGAAGTTGATATTAATTTTGAGATTGAGCAGATTAAGGACGATTCTCAGCCGATTGGATTTAAGAGTGTTAAGCAGCTTGGGGAAAAAGGTGTGCGGAAGGTGACTTATCAGGTTGAGGTAGAGAATGAGCGCGAGATTAGTCGTAAGGAAGTTGCTAGCGAAATCACAAAGCAGCCAAAGAAGCAGATTGAAATAATTGGCACGAAGCCTAAAAATCCATTGACGAAAAGTAAGGGCGCGCAGATATTTACCGACTCCAAGGGTGTAGCGCATCGTGAAACGTATTATGATTTACCGATGAATATTGTGATAAAAGCTTGTGGTAGCGGCGGTACTTATACAGTGCGGGCGGATGGCGCGAAGGTTGATAAGGATGGCTATATTTTGGTGGCGGCTAATTATGGTAATTATCCACGATGTTCGGTGGTTGAGACCAGCATGGGTCCGGGAAAGGTTTACGATACTGGTGGATTCGCAGCCAAACATCCGCACGGATTCGACTTGGCGACTGACTGGACGAATGGAGATGGGCGCTAA
- the rsmA gene encoding 16S rRNA (adenine(1518)-N(6)/adenine(1519)-N(6))-dimethyltransferase RsmA, with the protein MASSHGPKKSLGQHWLKDPEILADIAEAAELTGDDVVLEIGPGLGTLTSRLLARANSVTAVEFDTDLARKLPGQFPGKKLTVVNQDILQFDLNQLPKNYKVVANVPYYITSKIVEKLMTAENKPSIAVLLVQKEVAERIAAEAGNMSILSVSVQIFAEAELDIEVPRQFFTPPPKVDSQVVVLRTRNNPLITPEDQRDFFRIVKSGFSAKRKKLRSSLSGGLGIDKGVAEELLKNAGISPDARAEDLAIDDWKKLLKEWRNL; encoded by the coding sequence ATGGCTTCTTCTCATGGACCAAAAAAATCGCTCGGACAGCACTGGCTGAAGGATCCGGAGATTTTGGCAGATATTGCTGAAGCGGCCGAATTGACGGGTGATGATGTCGTATTGGAGATCGGCCCGGGGCTAGGCACCTTGACTAGTCGCTTGTTGGCTCGGGCTAATTCGGTGACCGCCGTGGAATTTGATACAGATTTGGCGCGAAAATTACCAGGGCAATTTCCGGGTAAGAAATTAACTGTCGTGAATCAAGATATATTGCAATTTGATCTGAATCAATTGCCAAAAAATTACAAAGTCGTAGCTAATGTCCCATATTACATCACCAGCAAAATTGTTGAAAAATTGATGACCGCGGAAAATAAGCCAAGCATTGCGGTACTGTTGGTGCAAAAAGAAGTTGCCGAGCGAATTGCGGCAGAGGCTGGAAATATGAGTATTCTGTCTGTGAGCGTTCAAATTTTTGCCGAAGCGGAGTTGGATATTGAAGTTCCTAGGCAGTTTTTTACACCGCCGCCAAAAGTTGACTCGCAGGTTGTGGTTTTAAGAACTCGTAATAATCCGTTAATTACTCCAGAAGATCAGAGAGATTTTTTCCGAATTGTTAAGTCTGGATTTTCTGCAAAGCGCAAGAAGCTGCGCTCTAGCTTGAGTGGTGGGTTGGGAATTGATAAGGGTGTGGCGGAAGAATTGCTGAAAAATGCAGGAATTTCACCAGATGCTCGCGCTGAAGATTTGGCGATTGATGATTGGAAGAAGCTACTGAAAGAGTGGCGGAATTTATAA
- the metG gene encoding methionine--tRNA ligase — MTKKHAYITTAIPYVNGLPHIGHAMDYMLADVWARYSRQNGREVRFQAGVDEHGNKIAAKAASQNQTPQEYVDQTHVNFKKMIAELNISVTDFIRTTDAHHVAAVQYIWQKLVETGYIYKGSYEGWYCQGCEAFVTDKEAADNNGVCPDHQTPYQRLSEENYYFKTSAFSDNIRQAIESNKMRIVPEFRKKEFLELMKDGLKDVSVSRPRKNLSWGVPVPGDDNQVMYVWLDALSNYITVIGYPDRPEEWQSFWPADVQVIGKDILRFHAGIWPAMLMALDLPLPKVLLVHGFINSGGMKMSKSLGNGVGPVDIIPDYGAEAFRYYFLRHVPTQDDGDFTWEKFEAAYNGELGNDLGNLVQRVAKMVQSYQAGVIGDAPQSEHDMGPYRQAMESYMFDQAMDEIWLIVRSLNQYIERVQPWQVAKNRDKDPEAESHLSEILAHACGTLLQVSDMLRPFMPQTAEKIHNMFASGVVPSELTPLFPRKYIHTPDPRAPKTESQVK; from the coding sequence ATGACTAAGAAACACGCTTACATAACCACTGCCATTCCTTACGTAAACGGCTTGCCGCATATTGGGCATGCCATGGACTATATGTTGGCGGATGTGTGGGCGCGTTATTCCAGGCAAAACGGTCGTGAAGTTCGTTTTCAGGCGGGTGTAGATGAACATGGTAATAAGATTGCCGCCAAAGCCGCCAGTCAAAATCAAACCCCTCAAGAATACGTCGATCAAACGCACGTCAATTTTAAGAAGATGATTGCTGAGCTGAATATTTCAGTGACTGATTTTATTCGAACAACTGACGCGCATCACGTTGCTGCGGTGCAATATATTTGGCAAAAACTCGTTGAGACTGGTTACATTTACAAAGGCTCGTATGAAGGCTGGTATTGTCAGGGGTGCGAAGCTTTCGTTACGGATAAAGAAGCTGCCGATAATAATGGGGTTTGTCCAGATCACCAAACTCCGTATCAGCGCTTGAGTGAGGAAAATTATTATTTTAAAACCAGTGCTTTTTCGGACAATATTCGTCAGGCGATTGAGTCAAATAAAATGAGAATCGTGCCTGAATTCCGTAAAAAAGAGTTTTTGGAATTGATGAAAGATGGCTTGAAAGATGTGTCGGTTTCCCGTCCACGTAAAAATCTTAGCTGGGGCGTGCCAGTTCCCGGTGATGATAATCAAGTCATGTACGTTTGGTTAGATGCTCTGAGCAATTACATTACGGTTATTGGCTATCCTGATCGTCCAGAAGAGTGGCAATCCTTTTGGCCGGCTGACGTGCAGGTTATCGGCAAGGACATTCTCCGTTTCCACGCTGGTATTTGGCCAGCAATGCTCATGGCGTTAGATTTGCCGCTTCCGAAGGTTCTGCTTGTTCATGGGTTTATTAATTCTGGCGGAATGAAAATGTCAAAGAGTCTCGGAAATGGTGTTGGTCCAGTCGATATTATTCCAGATTACGGTGCCGAGGCGTTTCGATATTATTTCTTGCGCCACGTACCGACGCAAGATGACGGCGACTTTACTTGGGAAAAGTTTGAGGCTGCGTATAATGGTGAGCTTGGCAATGATTTGGGCAATTTGGTTCAGCGAGTCGCTAAAATGGTGCAGAGTTATCAAGCTGGCGTTATTGGTGACGCTCCACAATCAGAGCATGACATGGGACCATATCGTCAGGCAATGGAAAGCTATATGTTCGATCAAGCTATGGATGAAATTTGGCTAATTGTTCGCTCTTTGAATCAATATATTGAGCGAGTTCAACCATGGCAAGTTGCTAAAAATCGCGATAAAGATCCAGAGGCGGAGTCGCATTTGAGCGAGATCTTGGCGCATGCTTGCGGTACGTTGTTGCAAGTGTCCGACATGTTGCGCCCATTTATGCCGCAAACCGCCGAGAAAATTCACAATATGTTCGCTAGTGGTGTCGTGCCGTCAGAATTGACGCCTTTGTTCCCGCGCAAATATATTCACACGCCAGATCCACGTGCTCCGAAAACAGAATCTCAGGTTAAATAG